Proteins from one Candidatus Fusobacterium pullicola genomic window:
- a CDS encoding type II secretion system F family protein: protein MKTYFFKAYTLDRKKISNTLEFNTFQDFHRYLIKNRLTLISYKLVTPRYKVTSENLLVFTQNFKTLLDSGLTLSLTLSILASQEKDKHFSSIINNIKEQILSGSSIYLAFSNYKTVFNDTYLNLLLAGEESGNLVENLDKICKNIALMEKIKKSIKEALFYPTIVLIFAIFLLIFMLTFVFPNFLTLFHDTSTPLPLLTQIIMFISQNILYILSITISFIGVIFFILKKLPLEKKQNLKISIPIYGKIVKEELIISLCQNFSIMNETGINIIDILEILKKATPYIFLKKDLEKVQLKIKIGNSIEEALASTSLFSPTQLKIISIGERSGKLSEAFSSISFVLQKDFETYLFKLITLLQPLLLLFLGIIIGIIVLAIYLPIFNISDILM, encoded by the coding sequence ATGAAAACCTACTTCTTTAAAGCTTATACTCTTGATAGAAAAAAAATATCAAATACTTTAGAATTCAATACTTTTCAAGATTTTCATAGATACTTAATAAAAAACAGACTAACTCTTATATCTTACAAATTAGTTACTCCGAGATATAAAGTTACTTCAGAAAATCTTTTGGTATTCACACAAAATTTCAAAACTCTTCTAGACAGTGGACTTACGCTATCTTTAACCTTGAGTATCCTTGCATCTCAAGAAAAAGATAAACATTTTAGTAGCATTATAAATAATATCAAGGAGCAAATACTCAGTGGAAGTAGTATCTATCTAGCTTTCTCAAATTATAAAACAGTATTTAACGATACATATCTCAATCTACTTTTAGCAGGTGAAGAATCCGGAAATTTAGTAGAAAACCTTGATAAAATTTGTAAAAATATAGCTCTTATGGAAAAAATTAAAAAAAGTATAAAAGAGGCTCTTTTTTATCCAACAATAGTCTTAATATTTGCAATATTTCTACTAATATTTATGCTTACATTTGTATTTCCTAATTTTTTAACACTATTTCATGATACCTCTACTCCATTACCATTACTTACACAAATTATCATGTTTATTAGTCAAAATATTCTCTATATTCTCTCTATAACAATTTCTTTCATTGGAGTTATCTTCTTTATATTAAAAAAACTCCCTTTAGAGAAAAAACAAAATTTAAAAATTTCAATACCTATCTATGGGAAAATTGTTAAAGAGGAGCTTATCATCTCATTATGTCAAAATTTTTCTATAATGAATGAAACAGGGATAAATATTATTGATATTTTAGAAATTTTAAAAAAAGCAACACCGTATATTTTTTTAAAAAAGGACTTGGAAAAGGTCCAATTAAAAATAAAAATTGGTAATAGTATTGAGGAGGCTTTAGCTTCAACCTCTCTCTTCTCTCCCACTCAATTAAAAATTATCTCAATTGGTGAGAGAAGTGGTAAATTAAGTGAAGCCTTTTCATCTATATCTTTTGTTTTACAAAAAGATTTTGAAACATACCTCTTCAAACTAATTACACTTTTACAACCACTATTACTACTATTTTTAGGAATTATTATAGGTATCATAGTTTTGGCTATATATTTACCTATATTCAATATATCAGATATATTAATGTAA